The genomic DNA TCCCCTTCGTAAGCGCCACTTCGACGAAGATAAGAGGCTCGTTGGGGATCTTCGGGTGGAAGAAGGCGTAGCAGCGCCGGTCTTCGTCGAGTCGATTCTTCAGGTCGTCCCAGGACCGTATCGCGTGAACCGCCTCGTAGGCCACCAGTTTCTCGAGTAGCGAGGCAGGCGAGTCCCAGCTAATGTCTTCGAAGGTGAGCAGACCTACGTCGAACCACGCCTCGAAAAGCGACTTGAGGTCGTGGTCGAGCTCGCGGAGCGAAGCGTCCTCCTTCAGGAACGAAAGCAGGTCGGCGCGGAGATCGACGAGGAACTTGAAGCCCTCGGGAAGCGAGTTGAACATCTTGAGGAGATGAACGCGCGGCGGCCTGAGCGCCTCCTGGAGGCGGGCGTAGCTCTCGCTTCCGGGCTCGTGCAGGTACGCTTCCACCGCTGTGGACACTAGTCGCGGATCGAGTCCGAACTCCTCGGTAAGCAGTCTGAGGAAGCGCTTGCGCCCCACTTCACTTAGGGTCAGATACAGGTAGCCGAGCTTCGCGGCCTCGGCCCTCGCCGCAGTTTCGATCCCTTGCTCCTCGATACAGTCGATCATGAGGTTGCGGAGTTTCCCGAGGTCGGGGTCCGGGAGGTCGGGCCTGATCGCCCGGCTTGTCGAGTTCCGGCCGAATGCCAGCTCCCGCCACACGCTCCTGATGCTGGTTAGTGCTCGGTTCAAGAACGGCCGCGGTACCCTGGCCTGGGTCTCGATCTCCACAGCTGCTGCCTCCTCCTCCGGTCGGGCAACCAGGTCCCCCGATCTCCAGCTCAGTACCGGGGCGAACCCCAGCACCAAGATAAGGGTTGCTGCCGACCGGATGAAGTCGAACGTGGGTGGCGGGATCGCGACTGCGATTAGAACGGCCGCCCCGTGTAGGACCGCCGCATCGCGCAGTTCGAGTGTGCTGAGCCTGAACTACCGCCCGCCGCGGTACTTGAGCGCCTCCATGAGTTCGTCGACGATCTGCTCGGTATCGCCTCTGAGGATGGCGGTAGAGACGTGATCGCGGATGTGCGACCTGAGTACCTTCTCGTTGACCTTGCTGATGGCGCCCTGGACAGCGCTGAGCTGCTTCATCACGTCGACGCAGTAGATGCCCGGGTCTTCGAGCATCCGAAGTACTCCCTCGAGATGCCCACGGGCCCCCTTCAGCCGCCTGACCGCGTCCTTGCGAGTCTCGTCATCCAGGTGGAGGCAGTCGGCCCCATGAGGCGCGGCAGCTTCGTTGGCTGACCCGGGCTGCGCCGCGTCCATCCGGTCCATCAGTGCCGAGCGGTTCCGGTTCCCGCTGCGGTAGCCTGGTAGCCTTCTTCCTGCACGGCAGCAACCAGCGCTTCGAGGTCGGCGTCGCCTTCGACTTCCGCGGTCCCGCTGGCCAGATCGACGCGCACCTGCTCCACGCCATCTACCGACTTCAGGGCCGACTCCACCGCCGCCTGGCAGTGCCCGCACGACATCCCACCGATCTTCAACTGAGTCATCGAGTTCTCCTCTCGCCACCCACTCCGGGTGGGGTGACTGTCTGACTTCGAGAATAGCATGCTGACTCCGATAGGAACAGTAGCCCGGGCAAAGACTACCCACCCCCGGTGGGATGGTAGGATCGGAGAAACTCCGGGAGCGTCGGCGACCGGCCTACGAGGTGCGATCGAGATGGATGACGAAAACAACGATATCAGGCGAACGAATCTCGGCGTACAGGGCATGACCTGCGCCGCCTGCAGCACGAGGGTCGAGCGGGCCCTACTCAAGGTGGACGGAGTACGAGAGGCGAACGTGAACCTGGCGACCGAGAAGGCTACGGTGAGTTTCGGAGGCTCGGTCGGGCTCGAACAGTTGAAGGAGGCGATCACCCGGGCCGGCTACGGGGTGCGTGAGGAGCTCTCAGGCGGCGAGGAGGCCGACGCCGAGCGCGAAGCGCGCGAACGGGAGTCGCGGAAGTTGCGCCGGACGGTCGTGGTGGCCGCCATCCTCACCGCGCCGATCCTGCTGCTCGAGATGGTTCCGATGATCATCCCGGGGCTGGGCACTCGGCTCCACTCCCTGGTGCCGGACCGAATCTTCAACTACCTCTTCTTCCTGCTCGCCACGGTGGTCCAGTTCGGGCCGGGACTTCGCTTCTACCGGCGGGGCTGGCCTGCCCTGCGCGAAGGATCGCCCGACATGAACACACTGGTGATGTTGGGCTCGAGCGCCGCCTACGGTTACTCGGTCGTCGCCACCTTCTGGCCCGGCTTGCTCCCGATCGGCACGGCCCACGTCTACTACGAGGCGGCAGCTACGATCATCACCCTCATCCTGCTGGGCAAGTATTTCGAGGCCCGGGCCAAGGGCCGCACCGGCGACGCCATCCGCCGGCTGCTCGACCTGAGGCCCGAGACCGCACTTCTGGTGCGTGGCAGCGAGACGGTCGAAGTGCCGGTGGATGAGGTCGCCACCGGCGACATGCTGGCCGTTCGACCCGGCGAGAGGATCCCGGTCGACGGAACGGTATCGGAGGGATCCTCCTACGTCGACGAATCGATGATCACAGGTGAGCCGCTGCCGGTCCGCAAGGGTGAAGGCGACCAGGTGGTGGGCGGGACCATGAACAAGACCGGCGCCTTCCGGTTCAGGGCCACTCAGGTGGGAAGCGATACCGTCCTCGCCCGAATCGTGAGGATGGTAGAGGAGGCCCAGGGCTCGAAGGTGCCGATCCAGCAACTCGCCGACCGGGTGGTGGCGGTGTTCGTGCCGATCGTCCTGGCCGTCGCAGCGCTCACCTTCGCCGTCTGGCTCCTCTGGGGTCCGCAGCCGGCACTGACCCTGGCGCTGGTCAACGCGGTCGCGGTTCTGATAATCGCCTGCCCCTGCGCGATGGGTCTGGCGACCCCTACGTCGATAATGGTGGGTACGGGCAAGGCCGCCGAGATGGGGGCGCTCTTCCGCAACGGCGCGGCCCTGCAGACGTTGCAGGAGACCGGCGTGATCGCGCTCGACAAGACCGGGACGCTCACCGTTGGGAGGCCCGAACTCACCGACCTGCGACCCGCTGACGACTTCGACCGCTCCCAACTGCTGAGCTGGATGGCGAGCGTCGAACAGTACTCGGAGCACCCGCTGGGCGAGGCGATAGTGCGGGCCGCGAGGGCGCAAGGACTTGACTCGAGCGCCGCCGACCGATTCGAGGCGGTCCCCGGCTACGGGGTCGAGGCGCGGGTAGACGGCCACCTCGTTCAACTGGGAGCGGCGCGCTACATGGACGGTCTCGGTATCGGAACGCAACCTTTCGCAGAGGAGGCGCACCTGCTCGCCGGCGACGGCAAGAGCCCGATATTCGTAGCAGTCGACGGGAAACTCGCAGGCGTCGCCGCCGTGTCCGACCCGCTTCAGGAGGCCTCGGCCGAGGCTGTGGCAGAACTCCACCGGCAGGGTCTGCGGATCGTGATGGTAACCGGCGACGACCGCACCACCGCCCTCGCCATCGCCCGCCGTCTGGGCATCGACGAGGTGGTCGCCGAGGTCCTGCCCGAAGGCAAGGTGGCCGCCGTAGAGGAACTCCAGGGGCGTGGCGCCAAGGTGGCGTTCGTGGGCGACGGTATAAACGATGCACCGGCGTTGGCCCGCGCCGACGTCGGGATCGCCATCGGCACCGGCACCGACATCGCCATCGAGAGCGCCGACCTGATCCTCATGGCGGGCGACCTCCGCGGTATCCCCAACGCCCTGGCCCTCTCCCGAGTGACGATGACCAACATCCGCCAGAATCTGTTCTGGGCGTTCTTCTACAACGTCATCCTCATCCCCGTTGCCGCAGGCGTCCTCTACCCGTTCTTCGGTATCCTGCTCTCCCCCGTCCTGGCAGCGGCCGCCATGGGAGTCTCGAGCGTCTTCGTACTCACCAACGCTCTGCGTCTTCGCACCTTCCGGGCGCCCATGGGCGCCCCCAGTGGGCAGGTCGAGGTCGAACTGAAGCGTGCGGTCGCGTGATACGGCTCCCAGGCGAGAGCGCCAGGGTTGGGACAAATGTCTCTCTGGCCCCTCATCTGGGAGCGCTAGACTCTGAACGTTCTAAATACGAGATTTCTTTCGAGAGCGGAAGTGATGTGATGAATACGGTGCCCCCGGAAGGCTTCACCGGTGTTTCCGGCCGAAGCCGCGAGTACAGGTTGAAACGTGACAGCTATGTGTGGCTGGCAGGCAGCGGCTACCGGCACATGCGCCGCGGCAGCCTGCTTTCGGGCTACCTGCTGCGCCGCAACGAGGTATATCAGAAGCTCGTGCTCGAGACGCGCGATGGTGTACTCAACGTGAACGAAGAGGACGTGGAGGCGTTACCTCCCTCCTGACCTTCTCAGCTGCTCCCGGCGACGGCCGCATCGATCTCCACGATGTGGCCGTCACTCACTTCTACCCGGCCTTCGCGCGTCTCCAGCAGCAGGCAGCCTTCGCTGGTCGTGCCGGCACAGCGGCCCAGCAGTGTCCGGTCGCCCGTCCGCAACCGCACGACCCGCCCCGTCAGCGGATCGAAGCGGGCGAAGCGGTCGGGAAGTCGGGGGTCGATCTTCACGAGTGAGCGCGCCACGGCGGCCAGTACCAGGTCGGACACATCGGCCGGGTCTAGACCGGGCAGCGCTCCAGCCCCTGGCGGCGGCTCGTTGCGAACGTTGATGCCGACCCCCACCAACAGATGGTTCCGGAGGTACTGGCAGAGGATCCCGCCGATCTTCCCGGGGAGTCTGGACATGGGCCCCACGGAAGAAGCCTCGTTCCACAGGTGCAGGTCGTTGGGCCACTTGAGTGCGATGGCGACGCCTCGGTCGTGGAACGCCTCGGCGATGCCGACCGCTATCGCC from Trueperaceae bacterium includes the following:
- a CDS encoding malonyl-CoA decarboxylase — translated: MEIETQARVPRPFLNRALTSIRSVWRELAFGRNSTSRAIRPDLPDPDLGKLRNLMIDCIEEQGIETAARAEAAKLGYLYLTLSEVGRKRFLRLLTEEFGLDPRLVSTAVEAYLHEPGSESYARLQEALRPPRVHLLKMFNSLPEGFKFLVDLRADLLSFLKEDASLRELDHDLKSLFEAWFDVGLLTFEDISWDSPASLLEKLVAYEAVHAIRSWDDLKNRLDEDRRCYAFFHPKIPNEPLIFVEVALTKGIPSRIHDLLDLAAPVIDPHKANTAVFYSISSTQQGLRGISFGNFLLKQVTDRLARQHPGLRTFVTLSPIPGFRRWLLAALAEGRAEELLDEEGRVGRLHAAVSGAESLSELLEGNDWYQDETISAALEEPLMRLCTHYLLHERNQVGKPRDPVERFHIFNGAKVERLNWLADTSEKGLAESFGMMVNYLYEIDRLEENYELFFAGEVAASNAILKLDRSDRREGVAKE
- a CDS encoding heavy metal translocating P-type ATPase, translating into MDDENNDIRRTNLGVQGMTCAACSTRVERALLKVDGVREANVNLATEKATVSFGGSVGLEQLKEAITRAGYGVREELSGGEEADAEREARERESRKLRRTVVVAAILTAPILLLEMVPMIIPGLGTRLHSLVPDRIFNYLFFLLATVVQFGPGLRFYRRGWPALREGSPDMNTLVMLGSSAAYGYSVVATFWPGLLPIGTAHVYYEAAATIITLILLGKYFEARAKGRTGDAIRRLLDLRPETALLVRGSETVEVPVDEVATGDMLAVRPGERIPVDGTVSEGSSYVDESMITGEPLPVRKGEGDQVVGGTMNKTGAFRFRATQVGSDTVLARIVRMVEEAQGSKVPIQQLADRVVAVFVPIVLAVAALTFAVWLLWGPQPALTLALVNAVAVLIIACPCAMGLATPTSIMVGTGKAAEMGALFRNGAALQTLQETGVIALDKTGTLTVGRPELTDLRPADDFDRSQLLSWMASVEQYSEHPLGEAIVRAARAQGLDSSAADRFEAVPGYGVEARVDGHLVQLGAARYMDGLGIGTQPFAEEAHLLAGDGKSPIFVAVDGKLAGVAAVSDPLQEASAEAVAELHRQGLRIVMVTGDDRTTALAIARRLGIDEVVAEVLPEGKVAAVEELQGRGAKVAFVGDGINDAPALARADVGIAIGTGTDIAIESADLILMAGDLRGIPNALALSRVTMTNIRQNLFWAFFYNVILIPVAAGVLYPFFGILLSPVLAAAAMGVSSVFVLTNALRLRTFRAPMGAPSGQVEVELKRAVA
- a CDS encoding cation transporter; the encoded protein is MTQLKIGGMSCGHCQAAVESALKSVDGVEQVRVDLASGTAEVEGDADLEALVAAVQEEGYQATAAGTGTARH
- a CDS encoding biotin--[acetyl-CoA-carboxylase] ligase — protein: MAEAPLLEWRVERHEVIDSTQEELRRRLIAGEEIDRLVVRAGAQTMGKGRRADEWRSGPGGSYQSLAVSDWSGSLRSSYFPLAIAVGIAEAFHDRGVAIALKWPNDLHLWNEASSVGPMSRLPGKIGGILCQYLRNHLLVGVGINVRNEPPPGAGALPGLDPADVSDLVLAAVARSLVKIDPRLPDRFARFDPLTGRVVRLRTGDRTLLGRCAGTTSEGCLLLETREGRVEVSDGHIVEIDAAVAGSS
- a CDS encoding metal-sensitive transcriptional regulator, with protein sequence MDAAQPGSANEAAAPHGADCLHLDDETRKDAVRRLKGARGHLEGVLRMLEDPGIYCVDVMKQLSAVQGAISKVNEKVLRSHIRDHVSTAILRGDTEQIVDELMEALKYRGGR